The DNA region GGCGGCGTCCGCGGATTCCACCGCTGATGTCACGCCGCTGGCAGTGACGGTCATCCACACGCCGCCGTCGTCGTCACCTAGCACAACCCCGCCGCCGTCAACCCCGCCACCCATGACATGGAAGTCGGCGGAGCATGAGTATGCGGTGCGTGATTTTCCGTCGCCGGAGTCGGCCATGGAGTTCGTGGCGCAGGAACCTATTGCGCAGACCGTGCCGGGAAGATCCCCGACCCCGATCCCCCCGAAGGAAGCGGCTACGCCCGCGCCCAAGCCGCGCAGCAAGTTCATGGTGATGGTCGCGGTGTTGTTGCTGGCCGCGCTCGGCGTGGGCGGCGCGATGCTGTGGCGGGCGCGCGATCAGCAACCCGTCGGGCCGCGCGCCAGCGTGCAGTTCCGCTTGGTGGCTGGTCCGTGGACGAAATATCTGACTCCAGCCCAGACTTTCCCCAATAGGTTCCAACTCAAGGGGACGAACCCGGCGCAGATGTTTGTGCTAGAGCCGGAGGCGATCGTGGACGAGAAGGCCATCCAGCAGGCCTCGGTGACCGAGGAGAACGGCAGGCCGGCGCTACTGTTCACGCTGACGCCGGCGGGTGGCGAGAAGATGCGCAAAGCGACCTCGGACAATATCGGCACGCAGATGGGCATCGTGGCGGGCGGCGAGCTGCTGCAGGTCGCGATCATACAATCTACGATCAGCGATCAACTCGTGCTCACCGGTAACTTAACCGCGGAAGAGTTGAAGGCGCTAGCCGACCGCATCAATGGAACTCGCTAGCCGCTCTGCCGCGCGGCTTTCATCCCTGACTCGCGCGTGCCGCGAGGAAACTTTGCAGGATGAGCACCGCGGCCATGCGGTCCACGGCGCCGGCACGCTTCTCGATGCTCATGTCGGTGGAGCGCAGGATGCGATTCGCTTCCGCCGAGGTCAGGCGCTCGTCCCAAAGATGGACGGGCAAGGCGAACTTGGCGCGCAGTTCGCCGGCAAAGAGCGTCATCTGCTCGGCCATCGGACCGCCCTCACCGCTCATGCGCAGCGGAAAGCCGACCACGATCTCCGCAACGGCGTAGTCCTCGAGCAGGCGGCGCAGCGCGGCGAAATCCGTTTTCTTGTTCTTGCGCTGGATGGTGGTAAGGCCCTGCGCGGTGATGCCGAGCGCGTCGGACACCGCCACGCCGATGCGGCGCGAGCCCACGTCGAGCGCCAGGATCCTTTTATGCGCGGGCGGCGGCTCCGGCGCCGCATTATCGTTTGGGTTCGCCACTCCGCGATTATAGGCATGATGGCGCGGAACCTCGGCTAAGATGACGCTTAGCGACCACTACGTTTAGCGAGCACACCATGAGTCCACACGAACCACAAGGCAAGCTGACGGAGTTGCTGGGCGTGGAGCCCGAGCCGGCGGGCGAGTTGCGTCCGCGCACCCTCGACAGCAGCACGCGCCACATCGAGCGTTCCAGCGGCACCCAGGCCACCGCCAACGTGCTGCTGACCACGCTGGCGGCGTTCGCGGTGGTCTACCTGGCGAAGCTGGTGCTCATCACGCTGCTCGTCTCGGTGCTGATCGCCTTCATGCTCGAGCCCGCGGTGAGCTTGCTGGAGCGCACCCGCATGCCGCGCGCCCTGGCTACCGGCATCGTGATGCTGATCATCGCCGGCTTGATCTACCTGGGCGGGTACTACATCTACGGCAAGACCATGGTGTTCATCGACGAGCTGCCGCAGTACACGCAAAAAGTCCGCAAGATCGCGGACGAGTATCGCGCCAAGGCGCAGAAGCTCGAGCAGAGCACGGCAGCCGTTACCCCGGCGCCACCGCCCGACAAGAACACGGTGAAGGTGGAGCAGCAAACCAACTGGACGGAGTATCTCTCGAACTCGCTCGGTGGCTTCACCGAAGTGGTGCTGGCGGTATCGTTCATCCCCTTCCTGGTGTTCTTCATGCTGACGTGGCAGGAGCACGTTCGCGCCGCCACCGTGATGCTGTTCAAGATGGAGAACCGCAACACTGCCTACGTCACCCTGGGGCGCATCTCGAAGATGATCAAGGCGTTCATGCTGGGGAACCTGCTGATCGGCGTGTTCACCTCGCTGCTGACGACCATTGTGTTCTTCGCCATTGGATTACCCAACGCCTTCGTGCTCGGATTCCTCTCCGGATTCCTCAGCCTGGTGCCGTATTTGGGCGTGGTGCTGGCCATGGTGCCGCCACTGCTCGCCGCCTTCGGACAGGAGACCACGCCGGAAATCCTGGTCATCATCCTTACTATCCTCGGACTGCACCTGTTCGCCATCAACGTGCTCTATCCCAAAGTGCTGGGCAAGCGGCTGCAACTCAACCCGCTGGCGGTCACCATCGCGCTGCTGGTCTGGGGATGGCTGTGGGGAGCTTGGGGACTGATCCTCGCCATCCCGATCACAGCGGCGATGAAGATCATGTTCGACCACATCGAGGCGCTGCAACCCTACGGGACATGGATGGGGGAGTAGTTTTTCGCTGCCCATGGACGCGGATCGCTGCGGATTCATCTAAACTTC from Acidobacteriota bacterium includes:
- the ruvX gene encoding Holliday junction resolvase RuvX; translated protein: MANPNDNAAPEPPPAHKRILALDVGSRRIGVAVSDALGITAQGLTTIQRKNKKTDFAALRRLLEDYAVAEIVVGFPLRMSGEGGPMAEQMTLFAGELRAKFALPVHLWDERLTSAEANRILRSTDMSIEKRAGAVDRMAAVLILQSFLAARASQG
- a CDS encoding AI-2E family transporter, translating into MSPHEPQGKLTELLGVEPEPAGELRPRTLDSSTRHIERSSGTQATANVLLTTLAAFAVVYLAKLVLITLLVSVLIAFMLEPAVSLLERTRMPRALATGIVMLIIAGLIYLGGYYIYGKTMVFIDELPQYTQKVRKIADEYRAKAQKLEQSTAAVTPAPPPDKNTVKVEQQTNWTEYLSNSLGGFTEVVLAVSFIPFLVFFMLTWQEHVRAATVMLFKMENRNTAYVTLGRISKMIKAFMLGNLLIGVFTSLLTTIVFFAIGLPNAFVLGFLSGFLSLVPYLGVVLAMVPPLLAAFGQETTPEILVIILTILGLHLFAINVLYPKVLGKRLQLNPLAVTIALLVWGWLWGAWGLILAIPITAAMKIMFDHIEALQPYGTWMGE